The Apostichopus japonicus isolate 1M-3 chromosome 20, ASM3797524v1, whole genome shotgun sequence genome contains a region encoding:
- the LOC139961985 gene encoding protein RD3-like, whose product MLSQLFSAHSTSAVPERAESTMTKDCILRELENQMKHLQHIQWEKEREEKQRKNIADYTWLAAAPPKYYEVPPLVQMELEDMCGRVLSIETGKLLERFRDLLEREPDVKEVPLILKAVINETIQNRAEDDSLLDVLRKRSFNTVRLRDKRVHPFNISEQVLPPTRRALSMPEFRTVANYSIFSTPKRTLPEFCAKPDDLPV is encoded by the coding sequence ATGCTAAGTCAGTTATTCAGTGCTCACTCAACTTCGGCCGTGCCTGAACGGGCAGAATCGACGATGACTAAGGACTGTATACTCAGAGAACTGGAGAACCAGATGAAACATCTGCAGCATATACAGTGGGAGAAGGAGCGGGAGGAGAAACAGCGTAAAAACATCGCCGACTACACGTGGCTAGCCGCCGCCCCACCAAAGTATTACGAAGTACCTCCCTTGGTACAGATGGAACTAGAGGATATGTGCGGACGTGTGCTGAGTATCGAGACGGGGAAACTTTTAGAACGTTTCCGCGATCTTCTAGAGAGGGAGCCGGACGTGAAGGAGGTCCCGCTCATTTTGAAAGCGGTCATAAACGAAACGATCCAGAACAGAGCGGAAGACGATAGTCTGTTGGACGTTTTGAGGAAACGATCGTTTAACACCGTCCGATTACGGGACAAGCGGGTCCACCCGTTTAACATTTCAGAACAGGTACTTCCGCCGACCAGGAGAGCTCTAAGTATGCCCGAGTTTAGAACTGTCGCGAATTACAGTATTTTCAGCACACCAAAGAGGACTTTGCCGGAATTTTGTGCTAAGCCCGACGATTTACCAGTCTAA